GGCTGAAGGCTGAAGAAGCAGGATGCTCTCCAACACTGTCACATCTAGTCTCAGAATCATGTGACCCGAGAGTCCCAGCCAGGGCTTGGACTGATACTGTGGAGTAGGGAAGAGAATTTGCAGCCCCAAAGCGGGGAGAGGGCTCGCCTTGAGGCCCCACTGTCCCCAAGTGGAAGGTCCCAACACTGGCCCTGCCTCCCAGAGTTGTCTCCTCACCCATGGCCACCCGGATTGGCCAGGCTCCTGTTCCCTCATTTCTTCTCGATATCAGCGGCCTGAATGGGGTCCCGCAAACATGACACCAGGCTGAGGTTTGCCAAGGATTACCAGGATTCTCTCGGTGCACACTGGATGGATGGAGCTATTAAAAGCCAGCCCTACCTCCGCACTCAGACAGAAAAGCTATAACCACCCCAGGCATTTCCGAGGGACCTTTCAAAGAACATCATTAATTCTGAATAAAGCTCTCCCCTACCAACACTTTCCAATTATAGTCTTGACATTCCTGTTTTATGCTACAGAATCCCTCTGCCAtttaatgaagaggaaaaaagccTGCTTTTTTAAAACGCATATGTTTGGGTAGCCTACGTATCTGAGTtaactttccaaaattaaaactAACAACAGAAAACttaccttctccttctccccgccccctcccgccggCTGTCCTTCCTCCTAGGACAGGGCACACTggtcccctctccccctcatccTTGGTTTCACTTCCCGAAGTTTCTGTTATCCCTGACCAACTACAGTCCGGAAGCAGATGGCCCTGATCATCCAGATCAGCAGTAGCCTCACACTCCACCAGGGTGCCTgtgtccccacgtgggcctcttatCATCTCACTGCATCACCGGAGGAGGGGTGAGTACAGTAAATTATGTTGAGATAGAGCCCACATTCACATAATTCTTATTGGAGTATATTGTTagaattgttccattttattattaggTACATTGTTAATCTCTGtgcctgatttttaaatttaactctcTACCTTAGGTCCGTTTGTATAGGTAAAACAATATAGACGGCTCCGCGCCgtctgcagtttcaggcatccccTGGGAGTCTTGGAAGTAGCCCTATAGACAAAGTGCAACCACTCTATTGTATTTGGGAAGTGGCAATAAGTCCTGTTATTACTCTCCAGGACCTGCGGCCTGaccatcccctcccccaaaggGGAAAGTTTGGGGCTTCCAGGGTGGGAGGGAGCTGACACGTTAGGGCCTGGCCAAAAGGCAGAAAGCTCCAGTTCTAAATACAGTCAGAGAAGTTCTGCCAAATGTGCCTTCCTCCCTCTCATCCATTTCCAGGATTCTGTTCCCGCAGATTGCCCGGGGACACCCTGTTGATCTCTACTCCAGCCACCCCGGGGTGCCAGGCCCTGCGCTGGTGCCTCACACTCTTCATCTCCTGTGATCCTTCCTCCCCAAGAGCCCTATGAGCCAGGAATGAACTGGTTTAAAGATGTGGAAAAGAGATGAAGCAGCTGCCCCCAATGTCccgggctgggatttgaacccacagCTCTACCTGGTTCCAAAGTCGCTAGAGGAAAGCACTGAAGTTGGGGTGGGGCGAGCAGAGTGACTCCTGAGTTCTACTTCACGCCGCTTCGCTCTTTGGCAGGCGGCTGGCCCACCCAGTCCGAGAGCCAGTTTCTGGACTGCCGAGGAGGGAGCAGGTGCGGCGGCCGCGGGAGGGACAGCCCCGTGCTCCTCTGCGCGCCCCAGGCCCTCTGCCGTCGGCACCAGCCGCGGGCCTCGCAGGGATACGATCACTGCCGCGGGGAGCGACAGGGGCGCAGCTCCTCAGCCCTCACCGCCGCGCAGACACGCTGCCCGCAGCCCCCTGCAGCCGCCGGACGGGAGCCAGCGCCCCCGCCAGCCCCACGGGGCGCCCGGAGAACCTCCTCTCCGCGCGCCGGTGCGCGGGCGGCCAGGCCCACGGGGCGCGCCCGGGGCAGTGATGCGCCCCCTCGGTGCGCGCTCCAGCCGAGCGGCGGGGCCCAGCCCCACTTTGAGCGCCCGAGGCAGTGACGCGCCCCCGGGGTGCGCGCTCCAGCAGAGCGGATGACAATTCCCCGGGCGCTCCCGGGCGCGCCCCAAGCGCGCAGGCTTCCGCCGCCAACTCTCCGCGCGGCCCGGCTGCCTCCTCCCCcggcaccccctcctccccccccggcagccccctcctcccccggcaCCCCCTCCTCTCCCGGCACCCCCTCCCTCGGcagtccccccctcccccggcaccctctcctcccccggcaccccccctcccccggcagcCTCcggcagcccctcctcccccggcagccccccctcccccggcaccccccctcccccggcagcCTCcggcagcccctcctcccccggcagccccctcctcccccggcaccccctccttccccggcagcccccggcagccccctcctcccccggcaGCCCCCCCCCCGCAGTCCCCTTCCCTCGTTGGGCCGCCCGCCCCTCACCTGCACGGCGGCGGGCAGCGGCAGCACGGCCCTGCGGCGGCGGCCGAAGCGGAACTTGGCGGCCTTGTAGATCTTCCAGTAGACGAAGAGCACCACGCCGAGCGGCAGGTAGAAGGCGCCGCAGGTGGAGAAGACGGCGTAGGAGGGCTCCTGGCTCACCTGGCAGCGCTGGCGCCGCGCGTCGTACGCCTCGCCCCAGCCGAAGAGCAGCGGCGCCAGGGCGATGAGCGCCGAGAGCGCCCAGGTGAGCGCGATCAGGAGCGCCGaggcgcggcggcgggcgcgcaGCGTGTACTGCAGGTGGCGCGAGATGGTCCAGTAGCGGTCCAGGGCGATGGCCGCCACGTTCCAGATGCTGGCGGTGCAGCACAGCACGTCGAAGGAGATCCACACCTGGCACAGGCCCCGGCCCAGCCGCCAGCGTCGCCCGGCCGACAGCTCGCTCACCAGGCTCAGCGGCATCACCAGCGCCGCCACGAGCGCGTCCGACACGGCCGTCGAGGCCACCAAGGTATGCGGCACGCGGTGGAAGGCGCGGACGCGCAGGATGGTGACCAGAACCAGCAGGTTCCACAGGAAGGTGGCCGCgatcagcagcaccagcagcgtCACCACCAGCACCGTGAACACGGACAAAGGCGGCTCGCGGCCCGGCAGGGCGAccccgccggggccggggctcgggcCGCTGCTGCAGGCCTCGGGTCCCGGGGCGAGCGCGACGCCGGCGGCGGCCACCGAGACGTTAGCGGCTTCCATGGCGCGGGACGCGGCTCCCCGCAGGGGACACGCAGGCTCCGGcgccccgggggcgcgggcgTGCGAGGGGTCGCCGCGGGCCCTGGAGGGCAGACAGCGGTCCGGGCCGCAGTCCCGCTTTGGCTCCTCTGCGGGAGCGCCTGGAGCGAGGAAAGGGAGTGGGACCCTCGGGAGTCCGCCGGGCTCGGCGCGccagcccctcccacctctccgCGCCGTCCCCGGGGCAACGGGCTGTCACCCGGCTGGCGATCCCCGAGCGTCCGCGCGCGGGGGCGGGCTGCGGAGTGGCCCCCCCACCCACGGCGCgctgctccggggcggggggcgcgggctgcaccggggagggggcgggctgCACTGGGGAGGCGGGCGGCACcggggatgggggcaggaggctgcacggggggggggggggaggggcgggaggctGCACTGGGGGGACGGGCTACACTGGGGCGGGTGGcaccgggggagggggcgggctgCGCTGGGGAGGCCGGGCTGCGGAGTCGCCCCCACCCATGGCGGGCTGCACCGGGGCGGGGGGGTCGGGCTGCACCGGGAGGGGGGGGCGGAGGCTGCACCGGGGGGAACGGGCTGCACTGGGGAGGCGGGCGACactggggatggggggcaggaggCTGCACCGGGGGGGGGGACGGGCTGCGGAGTCGCCCCCAGCCCTGGCGGGCTGCAccggggcgggggtggcgggCGCACGGGGGCGGCCCGAGGCCCCGCCACTGCGCGGGCCAGGCCTTCaggcctccccgcgggtcctcccgcctcccgcctcccgccggcCGCGCAGCCCCAGGGGCGGGGAAGGCTCCCAGTCGCGCCGCGGCGCCCCCTCCGCCGACCCCTCGGACCCGCCCGGGGGCACAGCGAGAAACGGaggcgcgcgccccgccccgagCGCATCCTGCTGCCTCCCCGGGGACGCTGGGGCCTGGCAGGGGCTTCGCGGTGCCCGCACGAGTTGACTCCGGCTCGGGGCGGCCGCTGCTTCCAGGCAGCTCGGCGGAGGCGCGGGAAGAGCGAGCGCGTGGGTGTGGGTCGCCCCCTCCGACCGCGCCAGcgtggccccccccccccccgcgcccctggCGGCCGCGGACGGACCCGGAACGTCAGCAGCTTCCCTGCCGGCTCTTCACAGCCCAGGGACAGCTGGACTGGTTTTCTGTCGCCCCTCGGGCAGGGGTAGAAACCAATTAAATTCAACCCAACACTGCGTTACTTCTGTTCCTGGGCAGGATAGACACGTGAACGCAGACCACAACTGCCCCTCTCGGGGTGACCTCAGCGGACCCCAGGTCACCCCCGGCTCCCCACTGACACCCCAGGAGCAGAGTGAGGGTCAGCTCCCAGAGGGCCGCTTTCTGGAAAGGCCGCTGAGGCTCGGGCAGGTGGAAGGGTTTTCCCTTCCCTGGCCCACGGGGCCGTCTTTGGGGATCTGGACCAAGCAGGGAGGACACCCCAAGAATGCTCCTCTCGTCTGCTCGCCCTTCTTCACCCCTTTGGTAAGTAGGTACTTTCTGCTTCCTGCATACTGTGTAGGGCAGGTCGGGAGCACACTCGCAGGGCAGAGAGAGCAACATTCGAGAAAGTCAAAAATACAGGCAGAAGTGTCAGGTGGCTGATAAAATCTCAGAAGTGGGCTGTTCTGGGATCACAGAGACGGGGATGCTGTGGTCAGAGAAGGCTCCCCACGTCCTGAAGTGCAGGGAGGGAGTGTGGACAGTGGACAAGAGGAACGGAGGGTTGCACGGGGCACGCGGCAGGAGCataaaagcgggggggggggggtgcagcgaGACAAACAGGCAGGGGGACCGGCCTTCGAAATAGTTTCACAAataactccccccccccattttattgGACAAAATTGTAAGAAGAACAAAGTGTATCAGAAACGTGAAAGCACTCGTATTGCCCCAGACGCCCGACTCGctgttcttttgcttttgcttttagccacatacattttttaaacctgaaattaattttttttttttattttgcagacTTGGCTTAACACGTTCCATGTCGCTATATATTCTCTTCATACTTGCACTTTTTATCATGTACCATTGATTACTTGAGAGACTTTGAGCAACTTAGACTCTGTTTGCTCATTTCAAAAAAAAGGCTCAGGACACCTGTCAGGAGATTATTCTAGAACATTATAGTTAAAGGAAGCCAGGGCAGGGGGCTGAGGAAGTGTCCAGCACATGGCGACAAGTTGCTACTATTCAACTTTGAGTTTAAACCTTCGATTCAGttctcttgtgtttttgttttttttttttttgaggtagatCCTGCTTTTACAGTTGTGACCCTCAAACATTGCAACAAAGAAAATTCTTCCACACATTTTATTTCCCCTTGATCTTACCCACACCCCTTTTAGGCCTCATTCCCATTTGCAGACAGAGAACAGAAAGGTCTGCGGACTTGCCTTGTGCCTCACAGCTGGGACTCAGCTCTTctgaccgccccccacccccaccccgtgtccATGAAGCCAAGCAGCCGTCTGTACACTGGAGTGGGCTCCTGTCCGATTGTTTCCCTTTAACTCTTTTGTACAAATTACTTTATATAAAAAGTCTGTTTGTCATGTTAGAGAACTATATTGTCTCTGGGAcactgcgtggctcagttggttaagggtctgactcttgattttggctcagagtCAAGTTAGGCTTGACTTTTTTTGGCTCAAGTCAGCTCAGGACCCTcgatgtcagggtcctgagatgagtcccacaccaggccctatgctgggtgtggagtctgtttaagattctctccctccctctcctatGCTCCTCCCCCGACCCTGGCATCCCTGTGTGCACATTctggtactctctctctctctctctaaaaaaaaagaaagaaacccatatTGTCTCAATTACAAGTCTGCGTGGGCTTCTCCACCCTCATCTTAGATCACTCTTGTCCTGCTCATGGCACTGCAGACACCCTGGCCTCAGGTTTTTTGAGCAGGACAAGCACATTCCATTCTGAGGGCTCTGGTGGGTGTGCTGTTCCCTCCCCATGGGATGCTCTTCCCTCTTGAGTCTCATTCACTCACTCCACTGCGGGCTCTGCTCCAGGGTCACcgtccccaggctcccctgagcATCCATCTACAGCCTATCCCTCTCTCTTAAAGGCACCCTCCTTGCTTAAAACCAAAGCGAGAAAGTAACTCTGAAATATGTTGGAGGAATATAAAGCTGGAACTACACACAGGAACACACTTTCTGattaagaaaatacacaaaaggagaaaagaaatgagtaacACAGAatctattatataaatatcaGTTCTAATGAGACAAAAAGATTCTAAAAGTCCTAACTTTACCTTttgaataaagatataaaaaatgaactaaacgTCTTCAGATTTTGCATTGTCAATAGCAGAAGCTTTTTTTGGTAATGAGTAAATCTGATCAGAAAGCTAAATTAATTAATCGATAAGGTGTTCTCCATCCCACTATTCTGCTTTAGCTTCACAACACTTCACAAAGTGACATCacgttatttccttcctttttgttacCTGCCTTGGCCACTAAAGTCTAAGCTCCTCCTAGACACAGAATCTTCTCACTGCTGTACCTCACCATCTAGTTCTGTCCACGCAGAAGGTGATCGAATAAATTTGAATGGCTGTGTTGAGCGAATGAAAGAGGCATTGCTGGGAGAGGAGATCCATGGGCCCGGAGCTCCTGCACGTTCCGCAGGGCACTCCAAGGATCCAGGGTCTTGACTGCTCGCTACCCAGGCCACTTGTCAGAGTTGTGTTTGCAGCAAGCGGCTTTTGGGGTGAGGTGAGCTCTCCCCGCTGGGCAAAGGGCAAGCTTGCTTCTGCTCCCATAGGAGTGGGGGAACCCCAAGCTCCCCTAACACCTGTCCAGGTGTCCATCACTGGCCCTTTGGTAACCCCTGTGGGACCTGGGAAATGTGGGGAGCCGGCACGAATGAGCTCAGGCTACAGCTTCTGCCCAGAGGAATAAAGTCCTTAGTCTCTGACCCACTGTCTCGTTTCTTCTGACGGCAGCTTTGAACACGTACCAAGGAGCTTGTTGCTCGTGAGAACCACCAAATCCCcgccccaacccccccccccccccccccccccccccccgcactgtGCCTACCAGGCATTTTGatggctcatttttaaattacaattagAATTCTTTTGCCCCTTTGGGGTGCCCCCTTTCGGTGCATTTTCTCCCAAATTTAATAACCGACCTGAAACAAAGGAACAGTATGAATgttctttttacatatttccaAATTGTACCTCAGAGAGATTTAATAGATTTATTGTTCTCTTGGCTCCGGCTTTGgaggaacaagagagagagagattgacaaCTTTGCCAAAATCAATGTTTTTTTcattagaagaaaaatgtttaattggTGTCttatgatatgtttttttttatatgttttgttttaatttgcatttcttcaatGGCTAAAAATCCTGCATTTTTCCACATGGTGATTTATCATCTATATATCCTTGTGTAGAGCTGTTCATCTCATTTTAACTACTTTATACAGGAACCTGGATACTGAACTTAAGAATATCGAGAATATTGATCAATTGCAATGTAATTAGGGAGCagggactttttttctttttttaagattttatttctttattcatgagagacatagaggcagagacacaggcagagggagaagcaggctccctgcggggagcctgatgcaggactcgatcccaggaccctgggaccatgacctgagcagaaggcagaaggcagacactcaaccactgagccaaccaggtgcccctagggagcagatttttttttttttaattaaaaaaattttattggagttcaatttgccaacatatagcataacacccagtgctcatcctgccaagtgcccccctcagtgcccatcacccagtcaccccaccccccacccacctccccttccactagcccttgttcgtttcccagagttaggagtctctcatgttctgtcaccctcactgatattttcattcattttctctcctttccctttattccttttcactaatttttatatttccccaaatgaatgagaccatataatgtttgtccttttcagattgacttacttcactcagcataataccctccagttccatccacatcgaagcaaatggtgggtatttgtcatttctaatggctgaggaatattccattgtatacatagaccacagcttcttgatccattcatctgtcgatggacaccgaggctccttccacagtttggctatcgtggacattgggAGCAGGTTTCCATCAGTGTCGTCACAtatctttttctctgtcattccTCTCTTTTGCATTTATTACATTGTGTTGAATAAGGTTTTCTTTTATATAGTAGGACACATCGATCCTGTCTCCATCAATGTCCTTAATTTACTCCAGAATCGTAAGTCGCTTTCCTGCCCTCTATTTCTGCTATGAAAGTTTATGAATAGCTGCAGCAACGTTACTCTGATTCTGCTGGAGCCGTGTGGGCCACAGCAGGCGGTGGGGTCCGGTCCCGGCCTTCCTATCCCCGTGCTGCGTGGAATCCTGTCCAGGGGAGCCCTGTCCTGGTTGTTGAGAGCAAGACATGGTGTTGGTACAAAGGGAGATAAGAAGCTGTCCTGACCCTGGATCCCTTTCAGCCACCAGAGAAGCAAATCTGATAACCCAGAATGCAGCAAGATGTGCCAACAGCCAATTGGAGGTATAGACAAAGGTTTCTGGTCTTGCAGGGAGGAGAAATCCCCTCCAGTGAGGAGGCGCTGAGAAGGTCTCTTGAAGGAGGCAGATTCTGACCTGGACATTAAGAGCCTGGAGGATTTTTATTgacaggggtgaggggagaggaggagagaacacGGTGGCGCAGGAAGAGAGGGGTGAGCAAAGGCTTGCCAGCAGGGGAAGAGCAGCCACATAGTGAACACATCAGCAGAGAAGGATCCAGAAGCGCCCACCATTGACCAAACGAGGATTTATTCAGTTTAATCAGCttgtccatttttgtttttaatgaaaacgTAGAGAGAGAACGTTTCTATCATCTTCCGTCAGCtgatccttctctttctctttactgCTGTCATGCCGCTTCCATGATTCTGTCTCTGGGTTGTGGTGCGGTTATTAAAAAGCATTCATTCTTTGCTAGTATTGCCCTTGTTCTTCCAGATGATTTTTTAATATCACTGTGTCaggcttttttttcccatttgttcatTAAGTCTCCGACAAGCATTACCTCCCTTGAGAAGCTCTTCTGATCCCCACTTGTGCTGCACCCCCAGACTCCACTGGTGCCCGGCTCTGGCTGGCCCTGGAGGCCAGTCCAGTGACAGAGACACATTTCTGTCTCTACTAGATGACAGGGGCCCTGAGGATTTGGTGGGGCCTTTCCCTGCTCTTCCTCCATTACTTGGTGCCTGGAGTGGCTCCTCAACCTgcatggaggaagggagggagggggggaggaaggaaggaaggaaggaaggaaggaaggaaggaaggaaggaaggaaggaaggaaggaaagaagggaggaaggaaggaaggaaggaaggaaggaaggaaggaaggaaggaaggaaggaaggaaggaagggggaaggaaggagggagagagggagagaggaaaaaaggaagaagggagggagggagggagagaggaaagaaggaaggaagaaaggatggaggaagggagggagggagttaagaaaggaaggatggagggagggagggccagtTCACTGAAGATGGGGGAACAGTTGAGGGTGTTTAAGGGTATCAGGGAAAATATCTTATTATAGAAGGTGAGAAGGAGTCTGCTAAGCACAAAGCTAAGTAGAAGTGaagaaacagtaacaaaaaaaaaaaaaaaaaggaggaggaaatagaATTTCCAAAAGACTGAAAGAAGCAAAGCACCCAAGTCTGTAGCCAGGGAGGAGGTCAGGACAGGGTCTAGGAGAATTCTTGCATCACAGCTCAAACACCACCACCTTAGAATGGTCTGATTCCTTCGTTCACAAACTCCAGCGTGCGTGGGGAGAGCTTATTAAAGTACAGATTGCTGGGACGCCAGACCCCACCACCCCAGGGTTAGGTCTGGGCTAGGGGCCAAGAGGTCGCATTTATaaccaggtgctgctgctgctgatccaGGGACCGCACtgtgagaaccactggtctaacGTGGGCTTTCAGCCGTTCTCCATCCACCCTGCATTTGCTCTCACTAACTCACTAACCCTCATTGAATGCCAAGGACTTTCTATAcattaacacatttaattttgACAGTAATCTTATGAGATACTTTTACTACCTCCATTCTACTCATGAAGGAATCAGCAAGACAAAGTAAGTTTTGGTACCAAAATCCTGTTGCTGAAGTCTGTGTGACTGTAAGCAATGTCAAATGCTATAAAGAAGTCAGGCTGTCAAGGGTGGGATCATGGACGAGCtacttctgtgcctcagtgtcttaATAAGCGGGGATTAGAGGAGCAGGTATCTTAGAGGACTGTTGGCTTAAATAAGTTAATTCACAAGAATTATCATTATAATTATCATCTGAAATGTACACGATGCTTAAGGGTCTACTTTTCCAACTAGAACACAAATTCCTTGAGGACAAGAAACTTGTTCTGTTGGCTGCTGGGACCCGGAACAAAGCCTGACACCTGCTTGACCCTCAAAAATTCATCTTGTTG
This portion of the Canis lupus dingo isolate Sandy chromosome 19, ASM325472v2, whole genome shotgun sequence genome encodes:
- the LOC112648186 gene encoding 5-hydroxytryptamine receptor 5B-like, with product MEAANVSVAAAGVALAPGPEACSSGPSPGPGGVALPGREPPLSVFTVLVVTLLVLLIAATFLWNLLVLVTILRVRAFHRVPHTLVASTAVSDALVAALVMPLSLVSELSAGRRWRLGRGLCQVWISFDVLCCTASIWNVAAIALDRYWTISRHLQYTLRARRRASALLIALTWALSALIALAPLLFGWGEAYDARRQRCQVSQEPSYAVFSTCGAFYLPLGVVLFVYWKIYKAAKFRFGRRRRAVLPLPAAVQVKEAEAQVASGARGPGAAGREQKEQRAALMLGILIGVFALCWIPFFLAALISPLCACSLPPVWKSVFLWLGYSNSFFNPLIYTAFNKNYNNAFRSLFSKQR